DNA sequence from the Alosa sapidissima isolate fAloSap1 chromosome 13, fAloSap1.pri, whole genome shotgun sequence genome:
ACTGTAGCACCTTTTGGGCCTTTGGTCAGGCGGGGcgggggcgggggcggggggtgtCAATGTGCGCATGCTTTGAATTACAAGGCTAGTTAGCCTGCCCTGTAAAGCTAACTTACCTAGCTCCACTTTTAGCAGCATGAACGGTCACCATTCACTCATCAAATCGTAGGTTTCTTTACATGAAATAATGTCACAGAATAAAACTTACTATGTCTGTAGGATAACGGTGGCTAAGGATAACCCAGAAAACGTCAAAGTCTGCTGCAGCGAGCCAGCTATCGATACCATTGCCAGGATAACGTTAGCATAACTTACAGTAAGGCGAGGGTCTTACTTTCATTTTTCCAATAGCCTACAACAGTTCAAACGACACGCCCAGCCCAGAGTTTATATTTAAATAACAGGACACTTTATATGTAATTATATATTACCTTAAAATCACTGTATATCCTTACTATCCCGCTGATCCCATGTCTGTCCCGAAGAACAAATATATCTAGCACTCTAGAAGCAATACTTCACTTGATGAGTAAACCCCGCCTTGAGTGTGTGCACGCAAAGACAGATACAAGTAGTAATGCATGCGGATCCGGCGGAAGACAGTCAAAAGACAACACACATGATTTACAAATCTACTCAGTCAACGCGAGACAACAAGCATACGTCAGCCCACATTTCCGCTCAACTTTCCCGTCTGTCTCCACCCACTTGACCGAAAGTcatacattatgttaaccagtTAGTGTGGCGTTTGGTTGGCCAGTCTATTATTTGTCTTTGATGAAGTTACAAGTATAGAAAAGGCGCAATATATTCTGAATGCACTCAGGCAAACATAATTTACACAGGGTCCTTTTATGGAAGGCAAAACCTTGACCCCCTAGGTGGGCAAAGAAATGACTCAGTCTTCCAGACCAGAGATCCTGAAGGCAAAGGCAGGGCAAAGAAGATCGTGTCTCTAACCTTCCCATCTGTGCCTGTttgaatgtatttatttaattaatttataaGGCCTTGGGATTtctataggcctattttatAGAGATACCTTGAATAGCCTATCCTACTTTCAATAAATTAATCACTTAAGTGTTTGCTGCAATGGCTTTCTAAAAATCTATAGACTACAATAACCTAGATCTAGTCAAGAGTAGGTTAGGTGTATGTTACAGGGTTAGCTAGGCCTATCTTTTCCCATTTGTgtagctacagtaggcctacattgccCAGCCTAGAATCATTTTCAGTTGATAAAGCTAAAATCCATCACACAGTCAATTTCAACATAGGCTATACTGAAATCCTGGAATGTGCTATTGTGTACAATCAAAGTCCCTCAATTTACAGGAAAAGTTGGAGAACCTCCTCCATCTGTTGCCTCCAGCATTTACTGGTAAACCAACCCAGGGCCGTTGTTGTAATTTGGGAACTCAAGTGATGATCTGGAATACCAGCAATAAAGGCTAAAGCACTTCTTGTAAAGAACACGATTGGACTGAACAATTCCAGTATTACAGATAGGCCTACCAGTCTTTGAATAATTGAAGCATCCAAAATGTTTCACTTACAATAAAACTGTAATGGCCAAATTGTTCTGGTATGACACATTTCTCTCTGGCTAGAAATCAGGCCCTTTACCATAAACCAATATATTTAGTGcttattatttttgtattatAGGCATGATAGTATAAGATAAACATATAGACATTATATAATAGAACATGTAATAGAGGGTTAATGCATTTAATGCTGTAAGTTGCTGTTATTGGCACTAACCCAGCTAAACCCGGATGATTATATTTTCATTTGGAATATTTAGGTCTGtatgcagggtaggaatttcacggcggccacgacggccatggccgtcgtagccccttgggttggccgtgaggcccctttgaaaatcagaggtttataggccacggtggccttggtgcccccttctttcaatattctgctttgcgtcctactaatagcgatttatatttagcctgtggcctgtcaaaattatcttagcattcacagcgcaaattaatttagtcttttacgcagtggagaaagtgacatcgcaagaaagaaagtgcgtccaaattcacccattctcagttgaactactcgcgaagtagcctattcatcacacagacatcacaagtatcacatgaaagagctttttctcagcttttaaacgatgtttaaccgataattgctgtgttgaacggttcgcgagaaaagtaaataatataattcaatttaatcatacattctactgaaggttttgcgtcccatgatctccctacccatttaTCTCGGtagaatactttacgaacccttcttttaacacatgacaaaccatatatcagaataaacaggagaccttaccgaacacaaaggtgtaaagcagtcccctgtacagttagccgttccagagtaatacagttttgaatttgcagtaaagttcgacatacatggatgtctccaaatttaaattgttccacatgatttcataacgggccaaatacaaaataaatgttacaaatatcgcctagatattggtaaatcagaggacagctgactaagagtttttgaaagtagccttaatgatcacaaaatgctaagcatgcatctaggctatttgagtttcttaaagctgcgCTGTGCTtacattgttcaatacatgatttcaacaggccaaatataaaataaatgttatatatagcctagatatctgtaaatattagatgatcagatgatttacagttctgtgtaatatgtcatgtttcatgtgttttgaatgtttcatacagtgatgcaggtctactgcagtgaataggctaaatacaactttgatcatttttatagcctactactgtatagttaactttggccttggtgccctgacatgtggccttagtgccccccaccaaatatgcccaactgaaggccaagtggccttgcccccagaatggtgaaattccaagcctgtcTGTATGGGAAGATGTAATGCATTTCTGAAGACCTggattttactttcaatagaATTCTCTTTGGTAACTTGCAATTCAAGTTGCCTTCTAATGCATATTGGCAGTCAAGCCTAAAATTAGTTGGGCATTTGGAGCATAAGACATTCTGTAAGACGTGCTGCATAACTCAGTTGAGTTATTGAGTTTATAATTAAATCCCTTTATTACAAAACAGTCAAATAAGAACTTCAATATATCACTTGAATGCCTTACATACATTAAAGAATAGTTCAACACAGTGCATGCCTTTAGATAGAGTTTTTGATGAGTAAAAATATGTAAAAATAAGAAAGTATCTCTTTAATAAATTGTTATCAAATACTTAAACCATTCTACAAATCatgtcattttcttcttttctgAGCCTATCTTTAACAGAGCAGCTAAGACATTCTGACTTTCATAAGATGAAAACTGAATGTTCTGTTGCAGCCTTAAACCTGATGGTCAGATTACCAGTTTACAAGTCAACCAAGTAACAAGAAAACCTAGAACTGAAGAATTTTCCCCAAAAAAATCTTGTATGAATGAATTGTGACACGTCTTGACTTGATTTGAATTCCAACTACTTCTCGATAAGACTTCTTGGCACAGTCAAGTCCGTTCACACAAgagcaaaaaaaacaacaacaacataatctCAAAAATCTGTTGTGTCATTGCATGCCATTAGCTGCTGCGCATTATTGTCCCACGTTAGCATGAGGCGTCACAGTGGGCTTAGAAGGCGAAGGACTGCGTCTCCTCAGTGGTGGGATCGCAGGAAGGACTTGCATGCTCCGTAGGGGTTCTCCGACTGCTGCGGGCGGCAGGGAGCAGAGGGACTGGCTCTGAGGGAGTCCTGCTTTGTGCTGCTTGGGGGCGTTTGGAGGAGGCAGGCTGACCAAGCCCCGGCCGAGGGAGCCAAGAGGCAGGGATTTGGACTTCTTCACTCCCTGAGACACCTGGTCAGGTGGAAGGGAGACTGAACAAAATAAAGATTATTTTCATTAGCGCTATTATGTTAATAATCAGCTATTGATGTTACATGATGTGATTGCTAAATGATGGCCTCTGTAATCTCACACAGGTTGGAttttggactggactgaaagATGTTTTAAATCaatttattgtgtgtctgtgtgtgtgtgtacctacctcatatacatacatttctaCCTAAGTTATCCTGAGGTGTACAATGGAGGACATTGTACATGACtagtatggatgtgtgtgatcCCTTTTCCACTTTGAGCAAACATGTAGTACTTACATCGGTGAGTACAGTGGTCGCGTATAGGTGCCAGGCTGTTGCGTGCTAGGCCAGACTCCCTCATCCGCAGGCCATTCAGAGgtagtaggtgtgtgtttggaacTGTGAACAATATCAgtagaaaggggaaaaaaggttcAGAGATTGAGACTGAGAACATGGTTTTTATTTCTCATAATCAGGCCACCATCTGGAGCCTGCGAGCTTCCACTATTGGTAATGTATTACAGCATTCTGGAATTATTGTCCTCTCTTTTACCAAACAAAAAAGAAGAAGTGCATATGTGCACTTATCACAGGATGTGGTTTGGGTGTATCTACTGTTTTGGTACAAGACGGGGCAACAGAGTGGTGGCTTAACTGAACTAAAGGCTGCTCAGACACCCCTGCTAATCAAAATTATCTGAACTATGCGCATCTTAGTGTCTGTGCACAGAATTCTAGTGTCAAAAAGTCCAATAGGTGTTGGAGAAAGCAAATTTGTGATTTGCAAAACATCAGACTGTGTTGGTGTTTAACTTTCACAGTGGATATACGGTCTTAGCTCTTCCTGCTGTTGTTGAATTTGCCCTTGACTGTCTTAGTAATGATGATGGATTTCATAGTGTTGTGTTCAGACTACTACACAGTAGTCTGGAGTTAACAGAAAGcaagcaatgtgttctattgcTAATGAGACACAGTAAGATCACTACACTGGACGGAATGTTTGTTGACATACGTgacaaccacacaaacacttcaGACGGAATGTTTTCAGTAAGAGGTGCTAGCAGTCAACCATTATTTCTAACAGCAAAGTTTCATACCAAATATAACCACTGCTTTCTATTGGGTATTTTTAGCCAAAGTACTCAAAAGGTCACCTCAATCAAATACAGTGACTAATCTGAGTATTACCTCTTTGTAATCACCAAGACACCAACTATTTTTCTCAGTAACTAACAGATTACAGCtacattttttttgtaacatAAATGGTATAAAATGTGTTATGCTGTTCAAGCTAATCATGTTGTTTGAATCACTTCAGGTCTGTTACATTTCAGCAGAAGTACCTTGCTCATTTTTTTGAATGTATGGGATTTGTTTTGGACAGAGCACATCTAAGGGGCCTGACGCTTCGTGATGAGTTCGATCCAGCAGTCTCTCAGACGGTGATGATACCCAAGCCTTATGGGTCAGGACTTGACTGGACTCCGTCTTCCAGGTCTGGCCTACCAATTTCTGGCTCTTGTCTCTGCTGTCAAACAGGTCGTGTTCACTCTTGCTCTTCTGAGACCGGTGCGCAAGGTGGCTGATCATTTGGCCGCCCGAATTCCTTTGGACCATAAACTGTGCGCTGGCCAGCAGTGAGTTTCCTAGGGTGATCGGCGGTAGACTCTGTGTGCGGATGGGCGGAAGTCCCTTGATTTCCTTTAAGGTGTGGTCCTCCAGGATCCCCAGCTTTTGTGGTTCGCACGACCTCTTCATCAAGGCCGTTCCGTCTTCTCGTGAGTCTTTCCCAGACGAGTCTGACAGGCAGTCAAACATGGTGATGATGTCGTCCACCTCAGACGTCTCCTCCGGCTGGTGTCGATCATGGTTTGGTACTTTCTGTAGTGCTGCATGAAGCTCCTTCTTTTTCTTACAAGAGAAGATGTTGTTGAGCATGCGGAACTTGCCCTCTTTTTTGCTGGCCAGGTCATTATTCTGGGAATGTAGCTGTCGGGTCGACTCTAACCTGTAAAAATTTATATTTCAGttaggtgtgtttgtaattaAATATCTTAACCAGTAGCATAGTGCATGGCATGGTGCATTACAGATGACACTATGACTCCATTGCCCCCCAAAAAAGAATAAGGCAAGATATTTTCAAGTTCTGCAGTTATTTCAATGGGGCATTCTGCCATTATAGGTTCCAGAATGTATGTTTTTCCCCTCTACTCATGGTGTAGGAATTAAGTTTGGCATAAATGGTGCTGGCATTAGGTTGTTCACTTCATGGTGCCATCAGATGTGACCTCATCAGCAATTCTGGGGCAAAAACAACAGAGTTCAGTCTTTGATGAACTGCAAAGTCCTGATAAAATCACTTTACATTCAGTGTATGTAGATATTTTGAAaattattaatatatatatatatatatatatatatatatatatatatatatatatatatattaattatCCTTCTTTTTCATATTGTCACAGTCTTTGTGTGCTGCTATATGAATACTTCTACAGATACAgatagaaaataataataataataataataataataattcaacATTTAACTGATAAAAACTGTGTTAACAATAGTAATATAAACTAGAtgtgcgaaaataaatcacactttaatttgtctccatattttactccatcccccactcttgaaacttttgtgtatgcttgtttggcatgcctgagtgtgtgtgtgcggctgcacagaaagtagcctactggggctgaaaaggtgaatagattgtagaatagccaaagaagatgtagcattgttataaaacctttaaaatctctaaacaatcacaagtagggcagttcatcacagttcatccattgcaactggattgatgaaaggtcacttacacctgtaggctacactgtatttgggaaaagcaaaaggtatcagcataatgttatttatttatttatttataaacaaaaacatctctgtcagttccatgccgttttcaacagctatcaaaaacaaaggtcatttttggatggatggattttttgttaatgtttcttcttctacataagattttagtcatctttagttcatgtaatactttattgtcaatgcacaaattaagtaacagtagtctgaaacgttattgttaatgcacaaattaagtaacagtagtctgaaacgaaatgctgttttacatctaaccagtggtgcaaataactgacatgtccaaatgggccttcgcgtcgctagactgtcaatacacattttaacgggccaaagttgaagagctgttgtccgttattgttcgtgcaaatataagctgattcatgttcccttgcattgtgtaactgaggtccatggctagtctggctttcaccagaccaagctcaatcttttaagaaatcaaaaacccgatattgtttaattttccgattgagatatccacgctctggctattctaaatgcaaaaatgcatcagggagttatgacaaaactgtaactaacaaactagatcctaatagaaagctgttagcttccctaagctacaggtaggcttataaggtaggcctatttacaacataaattgtcaataggctatgctggcgacacaaataaaatctcctttggaaaccaatggcttacgccttacagtatcaagcggacttaaactgccatatcgtggcgaaaagttgtaataaaattcacgcagctccacgagtcaaggaaagcgcgaatgaaatagccacttctaaatgggacccactacacagtagcttaaggtgtgttgctaaagcagccataatgaaatgaaggtgtcattggatacttcacacacacgtgctttttaatttcacagactacaactaccaagctggaatcaaagcacatcgattcccctttcacaccctgcacgcacttaaaacaaaataaacaggcgtctcagtctcacgcatgtataggcaaaactgtatcagaccggtgtaacgttggtaaatcttccattgcacagaatgatttttgtagcacgtgcaacaaatgacagtctaaagatacaattacagtgctgctatcaatttgcttggtataaccgcatttatagttttctacaaatgcaatcaataaaattggcctccatcactcaaccaacgctaacggtaacattacctaggtccttattgatattataagattaacgtacctgcagtaaaaaccaagcatgtccgataaacatcctcagatttatttcggcttcaagaagaaatggaaattacatttcatgtgaacatcaacaacatcatacgtctcactgcaacgacgcgccatctagtggacaaacgactacttatcgccaatactggaaatgcagccatgatgatgatgatgatgaatatttattttggctttcttttaatcctactgaatttgtaattatgtatcggccgttctaataccgatagtatgtgggtgcctgtgtgtgtgtgcatgtgta
Encoded proteins:
- the ankrd55 gene encoding ankyrin repeat domain-containing protein 55 isoform X4; its protein translation is MSSWSVPISLFWLIGRGDTSRNFDKRVIHSSPCKMLVNTDVFTQSNRFLSRLMAVLLQQSTLCEINHQDNEGMTALHWASFHNRPEHVQALLQKGADPTLVDKDFKTALHWAVQVLLSYTSGSRFMCSLILDHHLGPSVINYDDENGKTCVHIAAAAGFSDIIYELARVPETNLQALDVDERTPLHWAAAAGKVDCVQALLQLGVEPEPRDINENTPLTYAMYCGHTACIKLLSTENRLESTRQLHSQNNDLASKKEGKFRMLNNIFSCKKKKELHAALQKVPNHDRHQPEETSEVDDIITMFDCLSDSSGKDSREDGTALMKRSCEPQKLGILEDHTLKEIKGLPPIRTQSLPPITLGNSLLASAQFMVQRNSGGQMISHLAHRSQKSKSEHDLFDSRDKSQKLVGQTWKTESSQVLTHKAWVSSPSERLLDRTHHEASGPLDVLCPKQIPYIQKNEQVPNTHLLPLNGLRMRESGLARNSLAPIRDHCTHRFSLPPDQVSQGVKKSKSLPLGSLGRGLVSLPPPNAPKQHKAGLPQSQSLCSLPPAAVGEPLRSMQVLPAIPPLRRRSPSPSKPTVTPHANVGQ
- the ankrd55 gene encoding ankyrin repeat domain-containing protein 55 isoform X1 — its product is MEIFSSLHLASEYSITWRQRTEHYLRDSTDEVDLNIVFQAAASGDVNTLTATIREDPSILECCDGEGSTPLMHAVSGRQVDTVKLLLKMGASINTQDACGRTSLSLATYLGWLEGCVCLLRNGAKQNIPDKNGRLPLHAATAEIDFRLMAVLLQQSTLCEINHQDNEGMTALHWASFHNRPEHVQALLQKGADPTLVDKDFKTALHWAVQSGSRFMCSLILDHHLGPSVINYDDENGKTCVHIAAAAGFSDIIYELARVPETNLQALDVDERTPLHWAAAAGKVDCVQALLQLGVEPEPRDINENTPLTYAMYCGHTACIKLLSTENRLESTRQLHSQNNDLASKKEGKFRMLNNIFSCKKKKELHAALQKVPNHDRHQPEETSEVDDIITMFDCLSDSSGKDSREDGTALMKRSCEPQKLGILEDHTLKEIKGLPPIRTQSLPPITLGNSLLASAQFMVQRNSGGQMISHLAHRSQKSKSEHDLFDSRDKSQKLVGQTWKTESSQVLTHKAWVSSPSERLLDRTHHEASGPLDVLCPKQIPYIQKNEQVPNTHLLPLNGLRMRESGLARNSLAPIRDHCTHRFSLPPDQVSQGVKKSKSLPLGSLGRGLVSLPPPNAPKQHKAGLPQSQSLCSLPPAAVGEPLRSMQVLPAIPPLRRRSPSPSKPTVTPHANVGQ
- the ankrd55 gene encoding ankyrin repeat domain-containing protein 55 isoform X2, with the protein product MEFSSSSVFDPQKDSTDEVDLNIVFQAAASGDVNTLTATIREDPSILECCDGEGSTPLMHAVSGRQVDTVKLLLKMGASINTQDACGRTSLSLATYLGWLEGCVCLLRNGAKQNIPDKNGRLPLHAATAEIDFRLMAVLLQQSTLCEINHQDNEGMTALHWASFHNRPEHVQALLQKGADPTLVDKDFKTALHWAVQVLLSYTSGSRFMCSLILDHHLGPSVINYDDENGKTCVHIAAAAGFSDIIYELARVPETNLQALDVDERTPLHWAAAAGKVDCVQALLQLGVEPEPRDINENTPLTYAMYCGHTACIKLLSTENRLESTRQLHSQNNDLASKKEGKFRMLNNIFSCKKKKELHAALQKVPNHDRHQPEETSEVDDIITMFDCLSDSSGKDSREDGTALMKRSCEPQKLGILEDHTLKEIKGLPPIRTQSLPPITLGNSLLASAQFMVQRNSGGQMISHLAHRSQKSKSEHDLFDSRDKSQKLVGQTWKTESSQVLTHKAWVSSPSERLLDRTHHEASGPLDVLCPKQIPYIQKNEQVPNTHLLPLNGLRMRESGLARNSLAPIRDHCTHRFSLPPDQVSQGVKKSKSLPLGSLGRGLVSLPPPNAPKQHKAGLPQSQSLCSLPPAAVGEPLRSMQVLPAIPPLRRRSPSPSKPTVTPHANVGQ
- the ankrd55 gene encoding ankyrin repeat domain-containing protein 55 isoform X3, whose translation is MEFSSSSVFDPQKDSTDEVDLNIVFQAAASGDVNTLTATIREDPSILECCDGEGSTPLMHAVSGRQVDTVKLLLKMGASINTQDACGRTSLSLATYLGWLEGCVCLLRNGAKQNIPDKNGRLPLHAATAEIDFRLMAVLLQQSTLCEINHQDNEGMTALHWASFHNRPEHVQALLQKGADPTLVDKDFKTALHWAVQSGSRFMCSLILDHHLGPSVINYDDENGKTCVHIAAAAGFSDIIYELARVPETNLQALDVDERTPLHWAAAAGKVDCVQALLQLGVEPEPRDINENTPLTYAMYCGHTACIKLLSTENRLESTRQLHSQNNDLASKKEGKFRMLNNIFSCKKKKELHAALQKVPNHDRHQPEETSEVDDIITMFDCLSDSSGKDSREDGTALMKRSCEPQKLGILEDHTLKEIKGLPPIRTQSLPPITLGNSLLASAQFMVQRNSGGQMISHLAHRSQKSKSEHDLFDSRDKSQKLVGQTWKTESSQVLTHKAWVSSPSERLLDRTHHEASGPLDVLCPKQIPYIQKNEQVPNTHLLPLNGLRMRESGLARNSLAPIRDHCTHRFSLPPDQVSQGVKKSKSLPLGSLGRGLVSLPPPNAPKQHKAGLPQSQSLCSLPPAAVGEPLRSMQVLPAIPPLRRRSPSPSKPTVTPHANVGQ